One stretch of Tenrec ecaudatus isolate mTenEca1 chromosome 18, mTenEca1.hap1, whole genome shotgun sequence DNA includes these proteins:
- the KIAA0513 gene encoding uncharacterized protein KIAA0513 homolog, which yields MEAPEVPVGSLIDFETEPLPSPPLEALPPQLQNRDSSLGDCASESETTESADSENDMDESLSHPSWDQYRRSSSNDSFSSNHSATSVQDEEALELREFMCSYVEKVFSGGEDLDQEEKAKFGEYCSSENGKGREWFARFVSAQRCNSKCVSEPTFYRLVQSFAVVLFECHQMDDFGPAKNLMTMCFTYY from the exons ATGGAGGCTCCAGAAGTCCCTGTGGGGTCGCTGATTGACTTTGAgacggagcccctgccctctcctcccctgGAGGCCCTGCCTCCACAGCTGCAGAACAGAGACAGCTCTCTGGGGGATTGCGCATCAGAGAGTGAGACCACCGAATCTGCAGACAGCGAGAATGACATGGATGAGTCGCTCTCCCACCCATCCTGGGACCAGTACCGACGCTCCTCCTCCAACGACTCTTTCTCCTCCAACCACAGTGCCACGTCAGTTCAGGATGAGGAGGCCCTGGAGCTCCGAGAGTTCATGTGCAGTTATGTGGAGAAGGTCTTCTCTGGCGG GGAGGATCTGGACCAGGAGGAGAAAGCCAAGTTTGGGGAGTATTGCAGCAGCGAGAACGGGAAAGGCCGGGAGTGGTTCGCCCGCTTTGTGAGCGCCCAG CGCTGCAATTCCAAGTGCGTCTCAGAGCCAACCTTCTATCGCCTGGTGCAGTCCTTTGCAGTGGTGCTGTTCGA GTGTCACCAGATGGACGACTTTGGGCCTGCCAAGAACCTCATGACCATGTGCTTCACCTACTAT